The following coding sequences lie in one Arabidopsis thaliana chromosome 3, partial sequence genomic window:
- a CDS encoding RING/U-box superfamily protein (RING/U-box superfamily protein; FUNCTIONS IN: zinc ion binding; EXPRESSED IN: 23 plant structures; EXPRESSED DURING: 13 growth stages; CONTAINS InterPro DOMAIN/s: Zinc finger, RING-type (InterPro:IPR001841), Zinc finger, C3HC4 RING-type (InterPro:IPR018957); BEST Arabidopsis thaliana protein match is: RING/U-box superfamily protein (TAIR:AT3G03550.1); Has 35333 Blast hits to 34131 proteins in 2444 species: Archae - 798; Bacteria - 22429; Metazoa - 974; Fungi - 991; Plants - 531; Viruses - 0; Other Eukaryotes - 9610 (source: NCBI BLink).): MRFVAPPPRSGDNSPSPSPSSGISEEILSRSSDPPLEFSPPLIAMVVVLAAAFLFVTYSRLISRRFLSPLFRRFRRWRCRRRRLLHLSSASSASTSSSDLRSFSPFPFDSFHYSSYSPYGLDDSVIKTLPLFLYSAAACTGKPAVGKTSAANCRDCAVCLLEFEEGDYVRTLPLCFHAFHLECIDEWLRSHPNCPLCRTAILGSAGVLTPMSPFVPLMAPRIRPSLDDEENNAIIIRGEITPSRSNWNTIAADTTNDQEIRASVEEQSSPAISRFRELKRSYSFECERESESERVTMEPATVSPWRYRRSTWNKRQSPFGNLISKSRVFSFRYYRSTKSPFFRRRSSAGVFYPISERIPATGSSSRRTKSMTSPMFFRTAPHSSSRLRCGDPEALLSPERWRRRDTCRAEM, from the coding sequence ATGCGATTCGTCGCGCCACCGCCTCGTTCCGGCGATAACTCACCGTCACCTTCACCATCTTCCGGTATATCCGAAGAGATTCTCTCCCGTTCTTCGGATCCTCCTTTAGAGTTTAGTCCTCCATTGATCGCCATGGTGGTGGTTCTAGCCGCCGCTTTTCTATTCGTAACTTACTCTCGTCTCATCTCCCGCCGTTTTCTTTCACCTCTATTCCGTCGTTTTAGAAGGTGGCGATGCCGTCGACGCCGTCTCCTTCACTTATCTTCAGCTTCCTCTGCTTCAACTTCATCCTCCGATCTCCGATCATTTTCACCTTTCCCTTTCGACTCTTTTCATTACTCTTCTTACTCACCTTACGGATTAGACGATTCCGTTATCAAAACTTTACCGCTGTTTCTCTACTCCGCCGCTGCTTGCACCGGAAAACCCGCGGTGGGGAAAACCTCCGCCGCCAATTGCAGAGATTGTGctgtttgtttgttggaaTTCGAAGAAGGTGATTATGTACGAACACTTCCGTTATGCTTCCATGCTTTTCACCTTGAATGCATCGATGAATGGCTCCGATCTCACCCTAACTGTCCGTTATGCCGTACGGCGATTCTCGGATCCGCCGGAGTTTTAACGCCTATGTCGCCGTTCGTTCCGTTAATGGCTCCTCGAATTCGTCCGAGTCTCGATGATGAAGAGAATAACGCGATCATCATCCGCGGCGAAATCACACCGTCGCGGAGCAATTGGAACACAATCGCTGCCGATACGACGAACGATCAGGAGATCAGAGCGTCGGTGGAAGAGCAATCATCACCGGCGATTTCTCGGTTCCGGGAGCTGAAGAGATCGTACTCGTTCGAATGCGAGAGAGAATCTGAATCAGAGAGAGTAACGATGGAGCCAGCGACGGTGTCTCCATGGAGATACCGGAGATCTACATGGAACAAACGTCAATCACCGTTCGGAAACCTAATATCGAAATCAAGAGTGTTCTCGTTCCGTTACTACAGAAGCACGAAATCACCGTTCTTCCGACGGAGATCATCGGCGGGAGTGTTTTACCCGATATCAGAACGGATTCCAGCGACGGGAAGCTCATCGCGGCGAACGAAATCGATGACGAGTCCGATGTTCTTCAGAACAGCACCGCACTCATCGAGCCGGTTAAGATGCGGAGATCCAGAGGCACTGTTATCGCcggagagatggagaagaagagacacGTGTAGGGCAGAGATGTAA